The following proteins come from a genomic window of Chelonia mydas isolate rCheMyd1 chromosome 15, rCheMyd1.pri.v2, whole genome shotgun sequence:
- the POP5 gene encoding ribonuclease P/MRP protein subunit POP5 isoform X1, translating into MPQTTLPLAELSVCLVRPVGEAGARPEDKEMVRFKHRYLLCEIISEDPRCRQCIDERAVSAAAKDAVARTHGDYGLACCSISFTGLRLPLLPDPLSRGDCAHPRDGVGGCPSVTGRRARGVRFSVTRVKYLNAYTGIVLLRCRKDFYRLLWSALPFVTYLENRNQRYSCFFNTLHVGGTIRTCQKFLIQYNRKQLLLLLHNCTSEEERQSIQKSVLSCCLKEVEEEQQSQSGDEDDDCAETD; encoded by the exons ATGCCACAGACgacactcccattggctgagcTGAGTGTCTGTCTGGTTCGGCCTGTCGGGGAGGCTGGCGCGCGGCCGGAGGACAAGGAGATGGTGCGGTTCAAGCACAG GTACCTGCTGTGTGAGATCATCTCCGAAGACCCCCGCTGCCGGCAGTGCATCGACGAGCGGGCGGTGAGCGCTGCGGCGAAGGATGCGGTGGCCCGGACCCACGGGGACTACGGGCTGGCCTGCTGCTCCATCTCCTTCACAGGTCTCCGCCTGCCCCTGCTCCCGGACCCCCTTTCTCGGGGGGACTGCGCGCACCCCAGAGACGGGGTCGGGGGTTGCCCATCGGTCACTGGACGTAGAGCGCGGGGTGTTCGTTTCAGTGTCACACGGG TGAAATATCTCAATGCCTATACAGGCATAGTTCTCTTACGTTGCCGAAAGGACTTCTACAGGCTCCTGTGGTCAGCTCTTCCCTTTGTCACTTACTTAGAGAACAGGAACCAGCGTTATTCCTGTTTCTTCAACACACTACATGTTGGAG GGACAATAAGAACATGTCAGAAGTTCCTCATTCAGTACAATAGGAAACAGCTGCTGCTACTATTACACAACTGCACCAGTGAAG AGGAAAGACAGTCCATCCAGAAGTCAGTGTTAAGCTGTTGCCTTAAGGAagtggaggaggagcagcagtcTCAAAGTGGGGATGAAGATGATGACTGTGCAGAGACAGACTGA
- the POP5 gene encoding ribonuclease P/MRP protein subunit POP5 isoform X4 has product MPQTTLPLAELSVCLVRPVGEAGARPEDKEMVRFKHRYLLCEIISEDPRCRQCIDERAVSAAAKDAVARTHGDYGLACCSISFTGLRLPLLPDPLSRGDCAHPRDGVGGCPSVTGRRARGVRFSVTRVKYLNAYTGIVLLRCRKDFYRLLWSALPFVTYLENRNQRYSCFFNTLHVGAKS; this is encoded by the exons ATGCCACAGACgacactcccattggctgagcTGAGTGTCTGTCTGGTTCGGCCTGTCGGGGAGGCTGGCGCGCGGCCGGAGGACAAGGAGATGGTGCGGTTCAAGCACAG GTACCTGCTGTGTGAGATCATCTCCGAAGACCCCCGCTGCCGGCAGTGCATCGACGAGCGGGCGGTGAGCGCTGCGGCGAAGGATGCGGTGGCCCGGACCCACGGGGACTACGGGCTGGCCTGCTGCTCCATCTCCTTCACAGGTCTCCGCCTGCCCCTGCTCCCGGACCCCCTTTCTCGGGGGGACTGCGCGCACCCCAGAGACGGGGTCGGGGGTTGCCCATCGGTCACTGGACGTAGAGCGCGGGGTGTTCGTTTCAGTGTCACACGGG TGAAATATCTCAATGCCTATACAGGCATAGTTCTCTTACGTTGCCGAAAGGACTTCTACAGGCTCCTGTGGTCAGCTCTTCCCTTTGTCACTTACTTAGAGAACAGGAACCAGCGTTATTCCTGTTTCTTCAACACACTACATGTTGGAG CAAAGAGCTAG
- the POP5 gene encoding ribonuclease P/MRP protein subunit POP5 isoform X2: MPQTTLPLAELSVCLVRPVGEAGARPEDKEMVRFKHRYLLCEIISEDPRCRQCIDERAVSAAAKDAVARTHGDYGLACCSISFTVKYLNAYTGIVLLRCRKDFYRLLWSALPFVTYLENRNQRYSCFFNTLHVGGTIRTCQKFLIQYNRKQLLLLLHNCTSEEERQSIQKSVLSCCLKEVEEEQQSQSGDEDDDCAETD, encoded by the exons ATGCCACAGACgacactcccattggctgagcTGAGTGTCTGTCTGGTTCGGCCTGTCGGGGAGGCTGGCGCGCGGCCGGAGGACAAGGAGATGGTGCGGTTCAAGCACAG GTACCTGCTGTGTGAGATCATCTCCGAAGACCCCCGCTGCCGGCAGTGCATCGACGAGCGGGCGGTGAGCGCTGCGGCGAAGGATGCGGTGGCCCGGACCCACGGGGACTACGGGCTGGCCTGCTGCTCCATCTCCTTCACAG TGAAATATCTCAATGCCTATACAGGCATAGTTCTCTTACGTTGCCGAAAGGACTTCTACAGGCTCCTGTGGTCAGCTCTTCCCTTTGTCACTTACTTAGAGAACAGGAACCAGCGTTATTCCTGTTTCTTCAACACACTACATGTTGGAG GGACAATAAGAACATGTCAGAAGTTCCTCATTCAGTACAATAGGAAACAGCTGCTGCTACTATTACACAACTGCACCAGTGAAG AGGAAAGACAGTCCATCCAGAAGTCAGTGTTAAGCTGTTGCCTTAAGGAagtggaggaggagcagcagtcTCAAAGTGGGGATGAAGATGATGACTGTGCAGAGACAGACTGA
- the POP5 gene encoding ribonuclease P/MRP protein subunit POP5 isoform X5, which translates to MRWPGPTGTTGWPAAPSPSQVSACPCSRTPFLGGTARTPETGSGVAHRSLDVERGVFVSVSHGVVKYLNAYTGIVLLRCRKDFYRLLWSALPFVTYLENRNQRYSCFFNTLHVGGTIRTCQKFLIQYNRKQLLLLLHNCTSEEERQSIQKSVLSCCLKEVEEEQQSQSGDEDDDCAETD; encoded by the exons ATGCGGTGGCCCGGACCCACGGGGACTACGGGCTGGCCTGCTGCTCCATCTCCTTCACAGGTCTCCGCCTGCCCCTGCTCCCGGACCCCCTTTCTCGGGGGGACTGCGCGCACCCCAGAGACGGGGTCGGGGGTTGCCCATCGGTCACTGGACGTAGAGCGCGGGGTGTTCGTTTCAGTGTCACACGGGGTGG TGAAATATCTCAATGCCTATACAGGCATAGTTCTCTTACGTTGCCGAAAGGACTTCTACAGGCTCCTGTGGTCAGCTCTTCCCTTTGTCACTTACTTAGAGAACAGGAACCAGCGTTATTCCTGTTTCTTCAACACACTACATGTTGGAG GGACAATAAGAACATGTCAGAAGTTCCTCATTCAGTACAATAGGAAACAGCTGCTGCTACTATTACACAACTGCACCAGTGAAG AGGAAAGACAGTCCATCCAGAAGTCAGTGTTAAGCTGTTGCCTTAAGGAagtggaggaggagcagcagtcTCAAAGTGGGGATGAAGATGATGACTGTGCAGAGACAGACTGA
- the POP5 gene encoding ribonuclease P/MRP protein subunit POP5 isoform X3 encodes MPQTTLPLAELSVCLVRPVGEAGARPEDKEMVRFKHRYLLCEIISEDPRCRQCIDERAVSAAAKDAVARTHGDYGLACCSISFTGLRLPLLPDPLSRGDCAHPRDGVGGCPSVTGRRARGVRFSVTRGGEISQCLYRHSSLTLPKGLLQAPVVSSSLCHLLREQEPALFLFLQHTTCWSKELATLITFW; translated from the exons ATGCCACAGACgacactcccattggctgagcTGAGTGTCTGTCTGGTTCGGCCTGTCGGGGAGGCTGGCGCGCGGCCGGAGGACAAGGAGATGGTGCGGTTCAAGCACAG GTACCTGCTGTGTGAGATCATCTCCGAAGACCCCCGCTGCCGGCAGTGCATCGACGAGCGGGCGGTGAGCGCTGCGGCGAAGGATGCGGTGGCCCGGACCCACGGGGACTACGGGCTGGCCTGCTGCTCCATCTCCTTCACAGGTCTCCGCCTGCCCCTGCTCCCGGACCCCCTTTCTCGGGGGGACTGCGCGCACCCCAGAGACGGGGTCGGGGGTTGCCCATCGGTCACTGGACGTAGAGCGCGGGGTGTTCGTTTCAGTGTCACACGGGGTGG TGAAATATCTCAATGCCTATACAGGCATAGTTCTCTTACGTTGCCGAAAGGACTTCTACAGGCTCCTGTGGTCAGCTCTTCCCTTTGTCACTTACTTAGAGAACAGGAACCAGCGTTATTCCTGTTTCTTCAACACACTACATGTTGGAG CAAAGAGCTAGCCACCCTGATCACATTTTGGTAA